The Halorubrum salinarum genome segment GATCGCGTTGTAGACCGCGGTGTCGACGCGCTTGACCATGCTGCCGAGGATGACGTCGGCGTAGTCCGGGCGCGTGACCGACTGGTCGCGGTCGACGCCGATCGCGAACTTCCCCTGTTCCTGGGCGGCCTGGAAGACGCCGGTGCCGGTGTTACCCGCGGCGTGGTAGACGATGTCCGCGCCGCTGTTGTACATCGAGGTCGCCGCCTCGCGGCCCGCGGCCGGGTCGTTGAAGCTGCCGGTGTAGTTGACGCTGACGTCGACGTCGTCGTTGCCCGCCGAGACGCCCGCCTCGAAGCCGGCCTGGAACTTCTGGATCAGGTCGGACTCGACGCCGCCGACGAACCCGAGGTTCGTCGAGTCGCCCTGGGTGGAGCCGGCGCCGGCCGAGAACGAGCGCGTCGTGAGCAGGCTCGCCATCAGGCCCGCGAGGTACGACCCCTCGTGCTCCCGGAACGTGTAGCTCGCGACGTTGTCCGCGTCGACGACCGAGTCGACGATCATGAAGTCCTGGTCGGGGTACGACGACGCGGTGTCGGTGAGCGAGTCCGCCTGGAGGAACCCGATACAGCACACCAGGTCGTAGTCCGGGTCGCTGGAGTTCGCGAACTGCTGCTGGAAGGTGCTGAACTGCGCCACCTCGTCGGGCTGGGCCTCGCGGAAGGAGATCCCCAGCTCCTCTTCGGCCTCGATCGCGCCCTGCTGGGCCTGGTCGTTGAACGACCCGTCGCCGAGGCCGCCGGTCGCGTACACCATCCCGATGTTCGCCGCCGGACCGCTCCCGCCGTCGGAGCCGTCGTCGCCGTCAGACCCGTCCGAGCCGTCCGAGCCATCGGAGCCGTCCGAACCGTCGGAGCCGTCCGAACCGTCAGACCCGTCCGAGCCGTCGCTCGGACCGCCGCTACATCCGGCGAGGCCGATCAGGCCCGCCGCGCTTGCCGCCTTGATGAACCGCCGCCGTTCGAAGTCGGATGCCATCTCACTACTAACCCCGTCGGAATGGGGCATAAATTCGTCGTTCCCCCGACGCGGCTGTCACACGTTCGTGCGGACGTACGGAGCGAACCCGGCGGAATCGACCCCGGTATCGAGGGGTTCGATCCACGAACCCGAATCTCTCACGGTCGTAAACGGCCCGCCGTCGCGGAGACTCGGTCGGGAACGCCCTCGGCGACGCGAGGACTCAGACCGCCGCGACCGCGTCCTCGACGAGCCCCTCGACCTCGGCGACCAGCGCGTCGACCTCGTCGCTCTCGGCGTACACCCGGACGTACGGCTCCGTCCCGGAGGGGCGGACCAGCGTCCACGAGGCGTCGTCGAACTCCAGCCGGACCCCGTGGTCGGTGTCGACCGCGGCCTCGGGGAACGCCTCCGGCAGCGCCGTCTCCAGTCGGTCCATCACGTCGCCCTTCGCGTCGTCGGGACACGAGACGCTCACCTTCCGGTACGGGCGCTCCGTGATCGGCGCTCGGAGCGCGTCGAGCCCCTCGTCGGCGACGAGGCGGGCGATCACCGCCGCCGAGGTGACGCCGTCGATCCACCCCCCGAAGGCGACGTGGATGTGCTTCCACGGCTCGGCCGCGAAGACGACGCGCGTGTCGGCGCCGACCTCCCCGGCGGCGCCCGCTTCGCCCACCGCGCCCGCCTCGCCGAGGGCGCCGGCGTCCGTGGCCGACTCTCGCACGGCGGCGATCCCCTCGTGGAGCGCGCCGAGGCGCACGCGCTCGACCCGGCCGCCCGCCTCGCGGACGCGCTCGTCGATGCGGCCCGAGGCGTTCGGCGTCGTCACGACGACGGGGTCGGCCGCGTCGCTCGTGCGGGTGTACCGCTCCGCGAGA includes the following:
- a CDS encoding BMP family lipoprotein, which translates into the protein MASDFERRRFIKAASAAGLIGLAGCSGGPSDGSDGSDGSDGSDGSDGSDGSDGSDGSDGDDGSDGGSGPAANIGMVYATGGLGDGSFNDQAQQGAIEAEEELGISFREAQPDEVAQFSTFQQQFANSSDPDYDLVCCIGFLQADSLTDTASSYPDQDFMIVDSVVDADNVASYTFREHEGSYLAGLMASLLTTRSFSAGAGSTQGDSTNLGFVGGVESDLIQKFQAGFEAGVSAGNDDVDVSVNYTGSFNDPAAGREAATSMYNSGADIVYHAAGNTGTGVFQAAQEQGKFAIGVDRDQSVTRPDYADVILGSMVKRVDTAVYNAIEATVDEEFPGGSNVALGLGNDGVALVYGDQLGSEIPDDVTEEVATARENIIAGDIDVPSEL